CTTGTGCCTTAATGCTCATTTATTTTGTCTTGAGCGGATTATATTTACGTTGGCCAAAGAAACACTCTGCACGCCAATGGCTTGCTGTTAAACCGAAATTAAAAGGTCGAAATTTTATTTGGGATTTACATGCTGTTGTAGGCACATGGGTTATTGTTTTTTATCTTCTTTTTGCTTGTACAGGTCTCTATTGGTCATATGACTGGTGGCGTAGCGGTATGTTCAAAGTATTAGGCGTAGAACAACCTAAAATGCAAGGACATGGCGGAGCTGGACGCAATAAAGACAAATCATCTTCTGAATCTCAATTAGATAGCACTCAACTGATTACTGCTCTGAATCGAACATGGAGCGGTTTTAATAATAAAATCGGACGTGACTATTCAACTTTAACAGTGAATTTACCAAAAAAAGATGATGGAAAAGTTGAATTAAGCTTTGTTGATGCAACACCACAACATGAACGTGCACGAAACCAAGCTGTCTATAACTATAAAACTGCCAATATTGAAAAGATGGAGCTTTATGAAGATAAAAAGCTTAATCAAAAAATCATGAGCAGTATGTTACCCGTACACCGGGGTAGCTTCTTTGGTCCGGTTTATCAATTTGTGGCAATGCTCGCATCTTTAGCGATGCCATTATTCTTTGTGACTGGATGGATGCTTTATCTAAAACGTCGCAAACAAAAAAAACTAACTCAAGCAGCTCGTCAGTCTTTAGCTGGTCACTATATTGATCCAAATGCTAAACCTTGGCTAATTACCTACGCCACTCAAACGGGTGTTGCTGAACAACTAGCTTGGAGTACTGCAACGAGTTTACAAGAAGCTCATCAACCCGTTCAGGTTAAATCTATACAACATTTAACTGAAGCTGATTTAGAGCAACATGACCAAATTCTTTTTGTGATCAGTACTTATGGTACTGGAGAGGCTCCTGACTTAGCTTCTGGTTTTGTTAAAAAGTTATTAAAAGCTAAGTTACAGCTTCAACATATCAAATATGCAGTTTTAGCTTTAGGTTCCAAAGAATACCCAGATACTTATTGTAGTTTTGGCCACACTGTAGATGCATGGCTTAAAAACAATGGAGCAAAAGCCTACTTTGATACTATTGAAGTAGATAATGCAAACCCAGTCCATCTGCAAAACTGGAATGAAGCGCTCGTAAAAGCGACTAAGTTAGATTTGCATGCCGTTAATATCGAAAAAGTATTTGATAGTTGGACATTACAACAACGTGACTTGCTTAACTCAAATAGTGTGGGACAGCCTGCTTATAACATTGAACTTACAGCACCTCATGAAGCTGTATGGCAAGCAGGAGATATTGCCGAAATACAGCCGGGAAATAGTCCAGAACGTATTAATGCGTTCTTACAAGAGCATCATATACTTAAAAATGCACTTGTAGACTCACTACAGATCTCTATTGAAAAAGCACTTTGGAACAAAGACCTAACAGGAGAGATTGAACCATTTGCCAATCTTGACCATTTGTTAGAGCAGCTCCCTACTCTACCAACACGTGAGTATTCAATTGCTAGCATTCCCTCCCAACAAGTGCTTCGCTTGGTTGTTCGCCAGCAATCCGATGCATCTGGTCATTTAGGTTTAGGGTCTGGCTGGTTAACTCAGCATACCGAAATAAGTCAAAACATTGCACTGCGTATCCGAACTAATGAGTCTTTTCATTTGATTGATGACAACCGTCCAATTATCTGTATTGGTAATGGAACGGGAATCGCTGGCTTAATGAGTTTGCTTCATACAAGAACTCGTCATAACTATACTGAAAACTGGCTTATTTTTGGTGAACGCCAACGTGCGCATGATTTTTTCTATGCATCAACTATTGAAGCATGGCAAACCATGGGTATGTTAAAACGTCTTGATCTTGCATTTTCACGAGATCAAGAACAGCGTGTATATGTTCAGGATCTTATAAGACAAAATTCAGCAGAATTAGTTAACTGGGTTGAGCGTGGTGCTGTTCTTTATGTCTGCGGTAGCATTGAAGGAATGGCGAGCGGAGTCGATCAAGCACTTATTGATATTCTAGGTGAAGAACAAGTCGATGAGCTAAGACAACAAGGTCGTTATCGCCGTGATGTTTATTAAACCTCAATAAATGATAAAGCCGAGTAATTGCTAACATACTTTACTCGGCTTTTTATTACCATCGGCATTGAATTTGGAACGATTTTGCATACACTGTCTGCAATTTAAATTGCAACTGTAAACTCAATGCAAGTCAGTAAGTGGATTCGGATTTCTTTAGCCATCATCGGTTCAATTTTATTTTTGGACGGCCTATTTCTAGCTTTTCTAAATAAAATTCATGTAGGTACAATTGTTCCTTTAGTCTTAGGGGCATTTTTCTGTCTCTATGCATTATTTTATTATCATTTGGAACGATTTTTCTTTTATCACTACCGTTTACATTCAATTTGGCGTTTTGGATGGTTGTGTTTCTGGATCTGGTTAATTGGCTTAGGCTATTTCTTTAATTTTATTAAAGAGAATAAAGATAAAGGCCACAATATTCCTAGAGTGGAAGCAATTATTGTTTTAGGTAGCGGTGTCGAAAATGGACAGCCTTCTGCCATTCTTGCAAAACGCCTTGATACAGCAGCCCCAGTTGCCCTTTCCCAACCTCAAGCAAAAGTTGTTTTAACAGGTGGCTTAGATTTTTCAGAGAAAGAGCCTGAAGCATTAGTCATGTCCCGTTACTTGGAACAACGTTTTCATATAGCAAAAGACCGAATGATTCTGGAAGACAAAAGCACAAGTACTGAACTTAATCTTAAAAATAGCAAACCATTACTTGAACAAAGTCATATTAGTATTGATCAACCTATTGCGATTGTTACAAGTGACTTCCATACCCCACGAGCAGCAGCTATTGCAAAGAAACAAGGCTATACCCATGTTTATATGGTTTCTGCCGAAACCCCTTTAGTCACCCGCTATAACGCTTGGCTACGTGAATATTTTGCGTATGCCAGTGGTTGGATACTAAACGAATATTAATTTTGATTAAGAACGCTGCTATTACTTTAGGGTATGGCAGCTTTCGCTCAACTAGATAGCACCAATAATTTAAAGCAATAAAAACTGAACTTAAAAATTAAGTATAGAAAAGAGAGATTTGGCTGAGAACAGAAAAGATGAAAGAGAGATTAGAAATAAAAATAGCAGAAACGCAAAAAACACTAAATAAATTAGTGTAGATAATTTTTAATTTAAAAATTATGGTGGGCGCTGACGGGATCGAACCGCCGACATTCTGCTTGTAAGGCAGACGCTCTACCAACTGAGCTAAGCGCCCTGATTGAAAAAGACAACTAACGAAGCCTTTATACATTACATCCTCTAGATCAGGGAATCAAGAGAATGGCGCAGCGGACGGGGCTCGAACCCGCGACCCCCGGCGTGACAGGCCGGTATTCTAACCAACTGAACTACCGCTGCACTTGCAATACTTTAAAAAAAATAAAGCATGGTCACAAATTATGGTGGGCGCTGACGGGATCGAACCGCCGACATTCTGCTTGTAAGGCAGACGCTCTACCAACTGAGCTAAGCGCCCTGCAAAAGCGTTTTATAAAAGTGGCGCAGCGGACGGGGCTCGAACCCGCGACCCCCGGCGTGACAGGCCGGTATTCTAACCAACTGAACTACCGCTGCACTTTCACAATATCGCAATTGTGGGGTAAACGATGTTAAGTCTTAAGTGGCGCAGCGGACGGGGCTCGAACCCGCGACCCCCGGCGTGACAGGCCGGTATTCTAACCAACTGAACTACCGCTGCACTTGAGAGCTTAACGTAAAGGCTTGGTGGGCGCTGACGGGATCGAACCGCCGACATTCTGCTTGTAAGGCAGACGCTCTACCAACTGAGCTAAGCGCCCTTAACGTCTTCATCGTTTGTGAGGTGCATTATAGAGAATCTTTAACAGGTGTCAAACGCTTTTCGACAACTTTTCAAAAAAATGCGAATGAATGATTAAAAATAAGTCATTATTAAGTAAAAAACAATTTTTTGTATTTTATTTAAGCACTTATTTTAATATTTCAGTCACTCCGCTCATTAAATAAGATTATCTAACACCACCAATTAGGTTAAAGATTGTTCAGATAAATAAACAAGAGCATCTTCTGGGACTAAATCAAACAATTCAATGATTTCTTCATTACGCATTCGAATACAGCCATGCGACATTGGGACCCCCATAGGCTCTTTATCTGGCGTGCCATGAATATAGATATAACGTTGCATGGTGTCATGGCCTTCCCCTTTGTTAAAACCTTCTTCTAAGCCATCCAACCAAAGAATGCGTGACAATATCCAATCTCGTTCCGGGAATTGTGCTGCCAATTCACTGCCGTAAACTTCACCTGTAGGCTTACGTGCAATAAAAACTGCATTTATAGGAGATTGCATACCAAACTTTTTGGCAACGCGATGCCAACCACGTGGAGTTTTACCCGTATTTTCTTGTTCACCAATCCCGTTCTTACCTGTAGAGATCACATAAAATTTATTATGTTTAGGGAGGCTTAAAGTTTGGTTTGCCAAATCAATAAGAACATCTGCATCTTCAAGTTTAAATTGGGACATGGAATTTATTCTCTTATAGCAACTCTATTTTGAGTTTTAACAAAAATTAATCGGGAGGTTGTCTTGAGCCAAAATTAAAAGATTATCAATCCTCTTTTAGCTACGCGCGGTTTCACCGCTTGTCTTGCGCCAAAATTAAAAGATTATCAATCTTTTAATTTTGGCTCAGGGCGTAGCCATAACCAAATTGCAACAACGAGCATGGTAGTATCAGTAAAAACTTTTACCCAAAATGGCGCAGAGGTAAACAGCATTAAAATACCACTTGCGGTCATCATAATGCTTGCAATCCATTTCGCCTTACGTGGTACCGTGCCATTTGCACGCCAGTCACGTAGGGTTGGACCATATTTTGGATGATTTAATAACCATGCATCCATTTGAGGCCATCCCTTTGAAGCGGCCCAAGCAGCCAGAATAAGAAACACTGTTGTCGGCATGCCTGGTAAAATTGCTCCAATAATACCAAGCGTGATAAAAATCACGACCAGAGTTCGCCAAAACAATGTTCGCATATATAAACCTTAAGCTATTGTTGGTCTTA
This window of the Acinetobacter sp. XH1741 genome carries:
- a CDS encoding PepSY domain-containing protein, translating into MFKKFLFQIHWFLGISAGLILSIMGVTGAIFSYDQQILKWANTDSYVVQAESSPKLTPAQLYQHFTTTQPEIKINSITIAKDPTASSVVNIEKEGERRGYNMMVNPYTAQVLPDVKGRELLLLIQQIHRNLTAGEFGKQITGACALMLIYFVLSGLYLRWPKKHSARQWLAVKPKLKGRNFIWDLHAVVGTWVIVFYLLFACTGLYWSYDWWRSGMFKVLGVEQPKMQGHGGAGRNKDKSSSESQLDSTQLITALNRTWSGFNNKIGRDYSTLTVNLPKKDDGKVELSFVDATPQHERARNQAVYNYKTANIEKMELYEDKKLNQKIMSSMLPVHRGSFFGPVYQFVAMLASLAMPLFFVTGWMLYLKRRKQKKLTQAARQSLAGHYIDPNAKPWLITYATQTGVAEQLAWSTATSLQEAHQPVQVKSIQHLTEADLEQHDQILFVISTYGTGEAPDLASGFVKKLLKAKLQLQHIKYAVLALGSKEYPDTYCSFGHTVDAWLKNNGAKAYFDTIEVDNANPVHLQNWNEALVKATKLDLHAVNIEKVFDSWTLQQRDLLNSNSVGQPAYNIELTAPHEAVWQAGDIAEIQPGNSPERINAFLQEHHILKNALVDSLQISIEKALWNKDLTGEIEPFANLDHLLEQLPTLPTREYSIASIPSQQVLRLVVRQQSDASGHLGLGSGWLTQHTEISQNIALRIRTNESFHLIDDNRPIICIGNGTGIAGLMSLLHTRTRHNYTENWLIFGERQRAHDFFYASTIEAWQTMGMLKRLDLAFSRDQEQRVYVQDLIRQNSAELVNWVERGAVLYVCGSIEGMASGVDQALIDILGEEQVDELRQQGRYRRDVY
- a CDS encoding YdcF family protein; protein product: MQVSKWIRISLAIIGSILFLDGLFLAFLNKIHVGTIVPLVLGAFFCLYALFYYHLERFFFYHYRLHSIWRFGWLCFWIWLIGLGYFFNFIKENKDKGHNIPRVEAIIVLGSGVENGQPSAILAKRLDTAAPVALSQPQAKVVLTGGLDFSEKEPEALVMSRYLEQRFHIAKDRMILEDKSTSTELNLKNSKPLLEQSHISIDQPIAIVTSDFHTPRAAAIAKKQGYTHVYMVSAETPLVTRYNAWLREYFAYASGWILNEY
- the elsL gene encoding cell wall-recycling L,D-carboxypeptidase ElsL — encoded protein: MSQFKLEDADVLIDLANQTLSLPKHNKFYVISTGKNGIGEQENTGKTPRGWHRVAKKFGMQSPINAVFIARKPTGEVYGSELAAQFPERDWILSRILWLDGLEEGFNKGEGHDTMQRYIYIHGTPDKEPMGVPMSHGCIRMRNEEIIELFDLVPEDALVYLSEQSLT
- a CDS encoding YbaN family protein, whose protein sequence is MRTLFWRTLVVIFITLGIIGAILPGMPTTVFLILAAWAASKGWPQMDAWLLNHPKYGPTLRDWRANGTVPRKAKWIASIMMTASGILMLFTSAPFWVKVFTDTTMLVVAIWLWLRPEPKLKD